tCTCCCCCAGAAAAAAAGACCAGATAGGCTTATCTGGCATTACAATAAATCAGGGGACTACACAGTCCGCTCTGGATACTGGTTCTCGATGAACAACCCGGACAAACCATGTGACTTGCCACCAAAACCTCATGGATCAGTTCAGTTAAAACGACAAATTTGGAAACTAAACATTCTACCAAAGGTAAACCACTTTTTATGGAGATTGCTCTCTAGATCCTTACCCACAGCAACTCGTCTCATATCTAGAGGAATGAATATAGACCCTATATGTTCGAGATTTTTACAAAATGATGAGACAATTGATCACATACTGTTTTTATGTCCATATGCTGAATCCATTTGGGAATTAGCAAATATCCCGATCCATGCTCTGTATTTGTCTTCAATCACTTGCAAAATTTTCTTGGAAGCTGTTTTTGCACTGCAAAATGATAATGATGTACCATTAGAGACAAAACTACTACCATTTTGGATCATTTGGCATATTTGGAAGACAAGGAATAAATTCATATTTGAAGAAATTTCGGAAGAACCAATTCACATGGTATGGCGTGCTAAAGCGGATGTACGAGAATGGTGTCGAagtgttttaaaccgacttgaCTCTCCTTccttaaaatcaaaaccaacgCATTGGACAAGGCCTCCTCAACTGATGCTCAAGTGCAATTACGATGCAAGTTTTGATCCCCTAACTCAAGAGACACGGGGCGGATGGATCCTACGTAATAACAGAGGCATCTCCAATGGTTGGGGAGCTGCAAATATGAGATATGCATCATCACCATTGGAAGCTGAAGGTAAAGCTCTGCTGAATGCGATGCAACAAACGTGGATACGAGGAATAAGAAATGTTATCTTCGAAGGCGATTGCGAGTTACTTATTAAGATGCTGCATCAGTCAATATACATTGCATCGATTGAAGGTGTTTATCAAGATATAGTACACTGGACACAATACTTTGACACAATTCAATTTGCTTACATTCCAAGAAATTGTAATAGAACAACTCATGCTTTAGCAAAATTTGGATGTAGCTCTGaatctttttattcttcttattttcatCCCCTATTTGGTTAACGGAAACTCTTTGTAATGATTAcattttatcatttatataaatttctttttgacgaaaaaaaaaaatatagaaagagGATGATTGACCAGTGACCAATTTCagaagtttacaaaatacagtATGATATTCTCTATATGTTGGCAGAACTAATTCAAGCTGTGTTATGTTTTCGCTTTTCTGACATGTACAGTAACAGAATAAGATAGAATGGCAGTTAGGTCCGTATAAAATGTGACACTCActatcaagaacaagaaaactaATGGAATCTACAGAAGAAGAATGATTTCAAACATTTCTTCCTTATGAATCTGTTGTCATGCGTATGCTCTTGTCTTCCTTACCCGGAGAAGCTGAGCCAGGGGAGGCGAATAATGCTTGTATAAGTCTCGGTGGTCAAGAAGTTGAGATTCAAGCTCCTCCACAACCCAAAAGGTCTCTTTCAGTAGACAAAGAGATTTGTTTAAATGGAAGTGATAAGACCGGTTTGGTTTGTGCATAGACATGAGCAGTTTGGTTCAGTTAAGTTTCTTAGGACGAGGCGTCTGTCGCGGTTACCCATTAGCTTGATGAGCGGTAACTTCTGCGAGACTTGACGCCAAATTTCCTTCACTGCTCCATTTGGGTTATCATAGTCAAAATACCGTGTTACCTGTGTGCATTGGATCATTCGGGTATGAGAAACATTCCTAAGAGAATCAAATATATGAAGAGGTCAGAGGTTGAAAAGAAGGAGAGGGTACCAATCTCATCTCTCTCTGATACTCCAGGATCTTCTTGGTTTTTATCTTCCTCAGCATCTGAACCAAAAATCTGGGCTGCAGAGCTGCATTTGCCTCAACAAAAATCGAAAACTTTCTATAATCTATAACATCTTCAAAAGGTAACTCGATGCTATCGCTAACAATCACGGGCACACACAAACTGACAATGGAGTCAAAGAGTCTGCAGGCGGATGGGGTATCACCCGCAGGATTTAGACAGAACTTTGAAGTATGCATTCCTTTCGTAGCAGCTCGTCGGTTCTCCCTGGATTGAGTTCCATGTTTTATTGTTACATCTCCTTCCTTTTCAAGAACTTGGAATAGCAAATCACGAACTTTTCCACCCTGAACACACCCAAAGAAGCAGTCAGAAGAAGATCAATATTGTCTTCTTTAAAAAAGACAGAACTTGATACGAAGTTGAGCCAACAAGGGTGTATCTTTCTCCCCTGTTTTGAGGGAGATCATGCTATATTACAAATTCAGATTACAATTCTTCTGGATTTTTCCCCTTGCAATGAATTCCCTAGAAACGTTATATGGAAAGAGATTCTTGGTGGCATGTAACTagataaaaactataaaatcgCAGAGCAGAGCTCACTTAGATCAGAGGAAAGTTACGAATTCATTCTTCAACTTAACCTGCTAGAGTCTGCTAAGGCCACAaagtttcaacattttttcaCAAACCGTTATTCGTTAATCACATCCTCTAGACTCACACTAGCTGACCAATCTCCTTACTCACCTAAAACCTTAGGAAAGCTACACACTTGGAACATTTTGAGCGCTAATTAATCACATTTCCAAGAACAACTGCAAAGGCAAAAGAAGAGACTTACATCTTTGCGATATCGATTTCCCATGAAGAAGAGCAATGTGTTGCGAGCCTCAACCCCAATTTCTCCATTGAAGAGATTGACCCTATGAGAGTAAGGTATCACCACATCCTTGACGAACGATCCTTGATCAGGCCTCAGCCGCCCGAAATCCGCCACGAGCAGAACCGCATTCTTAACCCGGTCCAAGATCCGATACAAGGCATTAGGATCACCGGCGGGTATCACGTGATCTCGGCCACCATTCCTCCTCCACCACTCTTGGCCCTCAAGCCACTCCATCAACCCTTCCTGCATCTTCTCATCGCTGTAACCGGATCCGGGTTCAACGGGTCGACCCGCATTCACAATTAAGCTGAGGGAAGAGAACACCGGGACGTAGAAGAGATCAGCGTCGGCGGGATCCAAGACACGGACAATCGGAGACCCGGATCGATCGACTTCGGGTCGGTTCAGATCCGAAAAAAGATACCACTCGTGCATATGTTGATGACCCGGATACTTGAGCGCGGTGACGTCATCGACGGGCTTCTTGACTCCGCCGCGAGCGATTGAGTGCTGCTCGATGACACCGTAAGTGAATCTCTTGGGGAGATTGTACATGTAAACCCTAACCTTAGGCTGAACCGGAGCACGACGTccttgatcatcatcttcttcttcgcggATTAGCTGGCGAGGGAGATCGGATGAGGAAGGGAGCGAACGGCTCACGGAGGCGTTGAGAATTACATAGATTGCGATGACGGAGACGACGGCGATTGCTGCTCGTTTGAGAAGGGAAGATTTACGCGCCATTGGAAAGGAGATTGAAGAAAGCTTAGGCCTTTAGGGTTTtcaggtgagagagagagattgaagttAGCTGACACTAATGAAGATGACTGTTGTTGTGATTTTGGGTTCGTTACATTTCGTGCACTTCTCTTACCCAACAGCTGATTCTGAATTTTCACTTTATGTgtacaattacaatattaataaattcATACAGTAATTATctagataataaataatgttGTTAAGTGTTGATTTATTGCATGAAAATtgtttaattaactttttacgTAGATAACGGAATTATGAaacttaacaagaaaaaaagatatgcATAAGTTTTTAATGGGGCAACTGCAACATAATAAACAAGATAATCAGTGTGTTTGCGACTTGCGAGGGTATTTGTACAAATTTAATCATCTCTCTCTACAtaactgtttttcttcttctctgtagtAGAATGTGGGAGTGTTGTTGTTACTTAGTTATGCTGTTTGTATGAGATGGGACCAGATCTTGAGACAGCAAACCTAGGAAGTGGACTAGGACCTGTGCTGTTTGATCCTGACCCTCCTTTATGGCTCGAGCTGTAATCCAGCGGTCCTGAACGACGGGAACTACCcctttgtttgttcttgttgttctcATTGTTTCTTGAGTTTCCAGTTTCCGGTTCCATGTAGTGTTCCTGACCGTAGAGTGAAGATGATGAGCCTTTGAAGTACCCTGAATCCGGGGCAGCTGCGGAGCTACTGCTACCGCTACCACTACCACGCTGGGGAGTCGTGGGGTTTTTCATGGAGGGAGAAGCATGGATGAGTGATACGGATGGAGAATGGTATGGAGATGCTGTTGCGAGCGGTGTGGATGGTGTGTTGGAGTAGTATTGCGTGTAGATTGACCTGAGGATTGTGTATGGGACATGTGATTCAAGGGAGCTTCTTGGGAGGTATGGTGAGATTTCGCAGAGTTGGTCTAGGAAGATAAGCTTAGCCACAAGATGAGatctgaagaacaaaaaaaggttgATATGATGATCATGTGGATAAAAAATGAGGGATGGAGTTTAAAAATAGTTCCAGGTTTCTCTTACCTGTTGGCTTCGCTCCATGAATCTAGCACAATGGATGCAGCGAATTTCACAAAGAGTAACATTGCGGATTTAATGCTTGCTTCAGCGGTTACACGGGGTTGAAACTCTGAGTCCAGATTTTCACTAGAGTGATGACCATTTGAGAGGGACTGATGCTGCTGCAGGTATTCACGCTGTAACCTCACATACTCACTTCCTGCAATGACAGCGCTAATACACCGAGCCAAGCAATGGATGTTGTTGCTGAATCCACCAGTCTCGATGTTGAATCCAGTAGTGTTCCAGGCGTTTGAGGTCATAAAAGAGGCGAAAAAGTAAGGTAACAAACTCCAGGAGTTGTCATTTGCACCTCCCACCTCTTCGAGGATTAATCTAACCCATTCAGAGTCATGATCTCCAGCTACGCCAACGCCATTTGCCACACCTTTGATCCttctgatttctttcttttcaggTATTTCTTCAGGTATGTGTTCAACGATGCCAGAGATCATCGAGTGTATCAAGGATGCATTGTCTTCAAGAACAGCTCCAGAGGCTTCAGCGAGGAGCTCATCAAAAGCCAAAGCTTGACCAGCTTCAATACAAAATCCTATCACGGTATCCAAATCCACTATCTGCCTAACGGATGCGTCTCTCTCCACTCTGTCACCAGAATGCATACTTGCAGCAGCTGCCTCAATCAATTCCCGGTTTGACCTCAGAGATGTTTCTATGCAGTTTACTAGGGCAGCTGTATGAACTTTCATCATCCTATCCAGCCGGTCTACTCCATAGCCGCCGAAGATACGAACAAACGCCTGTAATTCCTTGACGTCGGTGACTGACTCTGCAAAATACCCTCCAACTGGTCTAGTGCTTTTGAAGTATTTGTGCCTCGGAGCAAAGAGGATTCCTGCACCAGACACATCCTTGATGATATTGTCCATGTACCAGTTGCACACAACTTCAACTGCAGATCCAGTGTTTTGCTGTGGTTCAGCAGGTTTTTCAAATGTGTGCAAAGACGAAACAGGCCCTGAAAAGGCTTCAGTGAGTAAAATTTCTCTGATGCCTTGGGTTAGGTCCATGCTAACGTGCTGCTCTGCCAAGTGAACTATGCTCATATGCCGCCTGATAAGAGATTCCAAAACAGAAGGCCGCTGAAGATCGTTATCGGTTTGCAGTGCAGTAAGAAATCTTCTCTTGAAGTTCCCAAGAATGCATTCTCTCATGTACTGCAAGTATTTAATCGGCGGGATAAAGTCAAAAAGCCTAAAAAAGCTTAACAAGACCAGACGATGAGAGAAATTTCATGGGATCTTTCCATAAGATATTCTTTTAATTCACGAGATATAAAAGAAACATGCAACCTTTCCATATCAGATTCGAGCAGATACTCTAAAAGAATACGTGGAAAGAATATGTGCTTCTACCAAGAGAAAATTCTTGAGTTGAAATCTAGTAGACTCACCTCTCTTAGCACAAATACGTGGTTTATAACACAAATAGGCTCCATGTCGTTCAGAATTGAACACAGATTAGTCAATCTTTGGATTGCAGCTTCCAACCTGCCATCACAAGGAGATACTTAAGATAACACAGTATCTAAGGAACACTGATTTCatgaatagaaaagaaaaacttgagGCCAGACTTGGGAACTCACATCTTAATAGACTTATTATTCTCAGGATAGCTCTCATGGCCGGGTAAAGTAAACCCGCCTACAACTCTGGGGGATTTCATTGAAGGAGCAGAAATTCTTGATGCATTATTCAGATAAGCTGCAGCTTGTTCTGGAAGAAGCTGTGAAAGGTCAACACATCAGTTGGAGGACAGTAGTTAAGTAGAATATTGCTTTTGTAATAACATGATTTTGGGGTAGGATATCTGACCTGAGATTCTAGAGCGCCAAACCCGCCTTCTGAATCAAGAATATTTATTAGGCCCTCCAGTCCCCCCATTATTGATTCAATAAGAGACTCTACATAAAGCACTGCATCTCTCCCGAATTTGGTAACCTGTGGAGAAAGACAAGAAGAGGGACCTTTCCGTTTAATAGATGGTATCACTGATATAGAAAAGTGAGACAAAACATATAGGCAATGAGAATTTGTGGTTCACCAAAACGAGAAAcattatattggtttattagaaaactttttaaaaagatggCATGCTAAGGGAaaattttttaatccaaaagtAGCTTATGGAATCAATAACTTTATTTGTCATTGCACATATGCAACATGGTAACGGGGTCAATCCAATTTTACGATCACTTTAAATCATTTATTGTCATATTGAGAGTAATATGGTGCTCGCAGCGTGGTCTTAACACTACGAGAATCTCATGATCCAGACATGTACTAtagaaaaaatgcaaaattcaCTGAGACTGAATTATGGATTTACCTCCTCGGGAATTATTAGTGAAGCACATTCCGGAAAACTACTAGCCACACTGAGCCATGCACAACAATGCTGAGGACGTCCTTCTGGTCCAAACATTGTATTTCTGAAAACCTTTTACAACAATTAAATGTCAGATTATGCATAAGATAACATGTGGGGAAATAGTGGACAGTGAAAAACAACAGGAAGTATACAGTTGTGAGGTGTTGATGGTAGAAATATAATTTCTTCAGACTTCCATGCTTTGATAATTGAGACTCCAACTCATCAACACATCTGCATTAAAAAACATGGAATTCTGCAGTATATTAGTTTCACCGTTTCTCTAGATAGAAGTTAACCAAGTAATGGTAATATAAGGCCGGGAATAGTACCTGGACCAATTATATGCAGCATTTCCTTCCGATAGCAAGCCCTCCTTCCCTGTAGAGACAGTGGCTTTTTCCAGATGCCTGATGTTTATCGATGATCGAGAAGAAGTGACAATCATCAGAATGGACAACCAATCTTTCCGGAATTCCTGTACAACAAGAGGCGCTGAGCATTAGAAATAGATTAGATGACTAACAAAATAATTGTGTTGAGACCTGGCTACAATTAGGATTGGCGACAGGCCTAATGGGAAACATACGGAAACATGAGTGAATTTACTATCAGGTGTGTATTGACTATCtgtgaaagaaaaatgtaaatgcaTCATCtgacttgaaaaaaacaaagtggaTATAGTCCATCTTTCTTACAGATAGGTCACATGTGATTGCAGAAACATTTTCTCCCTGCGCTTTGGGTATGTTTTCGAGATGTTGCACAATACGCTGGAAAAGGCCTTTCAAGGTAGGATCAAGGTCCAGAGCCACAATTCCAGGAGTGCCCATCAGGTAACGAATCCTTCCAGCAGATGAAGAAAGGTATGATAGTGCATAACCTCGAGCAGCTGCATTCCAACACCAATGTTTCAAAATCCTGTACTTACAACCAATGCTCGAGGATGTGATATCTCAAAGTAACAAACCTGAGATGTACTTGCGCACTAAACAGCAGAGACGGTCCATTCCGTCGAGCAGGAAGCCAATGGTAGGATCATTTGGATCCTaagaaataaggaaaaaatCAGCAATAGTTATCAAATTTTGAGTTCATAGAAAGTCAAAGTTACAATACTGAGAGGCTTTCAAAGTTCAAGCAATCAACTTACTATGTCAACTGGTATCACTCGAGCAGCCTTGGATCTTGAAGATGCAATGCCAGCATGTTGAAAATACCAGAGAACCTCAGATTGGGCCAAAGCCAATGCAGAGAATACcatctaagaaaagaaaaggaaataaatcaATAACTGGGAAAGCTTAGGGAAGGGAATTATGAGTATAATACTGGATAGGAGGCTCCAATCTCTGCAGAACTTCAATGACACATATCATCTGACACAGATATTTAGCAAAACTTTTCATTTGACAATTTTCATAAGTCTAAGTCATTCTTCCATGAAAGCATTGTCTGTTTTCTCTGAAATAGACCAATAGCACCGGCCCACGATCATGTATTAAATTTACAGCCCCTTGTTCCTAATGCAAGCATGCTATTGCAAGCTTTTGATTAATCACTGACAGACgataaaccttaaaccctattATGAAACAGACTAAACCTATACCTGAATGTTTGGCGCCAGCAAACTTGGTTGATCagtgaaaaataaaaccatCCGACCAATTTCCTGCTTCAGCAATATTCTTCTTTCTCGGTGTATGGTATCACATAACTGCAGCGCTTGCTCATGCACCTCACTGGAAACAGCGACCAAACAAAAGTaagtaaatttataaattcaagAGTTATAATCTCTGCAAAATCACAAACTTAGAGGAAAACAACAATTTTCCAGTATCATATGAGGATTACAAGTCAGATGCGGCTCATAAAGCCATAAGTATAGAACTAAAATAATGTGGTACCTGATCATTTTCTCAACTTGCTTTGCTACACTATATTCTAGATCAGCTTCCTTTTGTTTAGTCCGACCAGATTTTGCCATCTTCTTTGATTCTAACACACGGGGTAAAACATACAACTGATAGTCTTCGTGCAACAAAATGTACTGCATGGTCAGGTTAATAGAGTCAGCTGAtgcaaaaaaaatccaatataaaaatctttgttgCAGACCATTTAAAACTCACCTCATCCCGAAATAAAGTCACGACTAAGTTTTCCTTTAGCACAACCTGAAACGCAACAGGACAGTAAAACATTTATTAGAGAAGCACGAATTAAAAGCAATCTTGATTTGCTTTGTACATCAAAAATTTAGGTCCATTACTACTAATCTTAATTTAAATAAACGGTACAAAAAGcacaatacatttaagaatTATTGGAGGACATACTTCTTTATTAAGATCTCAAtcgaaaacaaaaggaaaaaacagaTTTATACCAGGGCGATATCAATGCTAGTAACACGAAGAAGCTCGTCTGGGCAAACGAGATATCCAAGAAGCACCCATTCTCGGTACGACGTAACATTTGCAAGATCTTGCGCTCTCTGTAGGAAGCAAGAGTGTAATATCCATTATTAGcactatactaaataaaagaaaaaattgtaagGGATATACTATAGCATTCTACTAATTCGGAGCACCATAAGTTTTGGCTGATAATTATCAAGCCGAGTTTACCATGGGATGAGCAGAATTTGTAAGTATATCTGGGAATCTAGGATGATATGGGCTTAAGAATCCCTCATTTCTCAACTTCCTTGTATCTGCTGATAGAAAAATACTAGGTCCTACAGCCTCCAGGACCTAAGAAAAATGAGTAACATTGTTACTACTGCTATATCAGTATTAGCTCATAGTATACCTTGGATATAACAAGTGCAGCCCCAACTCTTATAATCCAGCGAAACCCTAATAAACATAACAACCAAATCAAACTAAGTTGAAATATTAACCTCTCCAATCCTTGGGCTGACAAAATTCAAATCTTCTTGTAAGCCTTTCAATGGGGGGTCATAAGAGTCTATAAATTGCACCAAGCTGGATGCATGACGAAGAGTTTTAATTCATGGTTATTGGCcaattgattatatataaattaaaaatgacaCAACAAGGGAAAAAGGAATCCGTACCGGTGATAAAAGTCACAGTCTCGATCATTTCTTGATAGCGCATGCAGAAGGTTGTACACTTGCAGCAACATTTTCCTAGGAATCTACTTTGACAGAATAAACACTATTACAGATTGATAATAAAATAAGTGAATGTTTCATCTGACAAGTGTTATCAATCCAAATAAACAGAGAAGTTAGAAAAAGAATAAGCTCAGCATACCTTCTCTGCGAAAAGGTTGACTCGGACAAATGCACAAAAGAGATCCATGAACGCATGCAGTATAAGTGAGTTCTGATGAGGCTGCAAAAAACTGAACTAAGTTATGAGCTAATCATGAATACTCAACAATTTTATCCTCATCCTCACAGAAAAATTTTtgacaagtaaaaaaataacttaatgTACCAAAAGATTTCATGACCTCCACCTAAGGTACAAGTTCAAAGGAAAGCTCAAAGTTTCAACGAAGAGCAAGTAAATACTATCCGCAGATGAGGGGCACTGACTCACCAGCAAAGTAATTACAGTGCTGCTTAGGTCCAATATAAGCCGTAGGGCCTGTTCTCGAAATGCCATCAAGTCGAGCAGCAGCTGattcaagaaaaggaaaatgcATGACGAGAGGAATACGAAGGCATCCCCTACTGAATTCTAAACACGAACTAAAAAAAGAAGGCTAACAAATAACCActcttttacaattttaaagTAAAACCATGTATtaagtatattttatatgtgTACCCACATATACAAGACTGATTCGTGGTGAGACAGAACATAATGAACAAAGAAAACTTATAGAAGATTGACTATAGCATGTAGGACTTTGGAGATGCTTCACTATTCTCgagcaacaagtttcagaaCAACAGAACATAAATCCAAAAACATATTACATAGATAGTTTCTTGTTACCTGTATCCATGGCTCTAAGCTCTGTAAGTGAAGTTCAGCACCATCATGCAAGCTATCCAGTGAAAACTTGTCAATCTGCATACATATTGcattaaagagaaaatttaGCATATAACAAAGCGCACACTAAGcctaataacaaaaaaaaaaaacaactcctTACTTACACGTTCGAGTTGCAATTTGCTGAAATGCTCAGGGAAC
The Camelina sativa cultivar DH55 chromosome 6, Cs, whole genome shotgun sequence genome window above contains:
- the LOC104792263 gene encoding protein NAP1 isoform X2; translated protein: MDLFCAFVRVNLFAEKIPRKMLLQVYNLLHALSRNDRDCDFYHRLVQFIDSYDPPLKGLQEDLNFVSPRIGEVLEAVGPSIFLSADTRKLRNEGFLSPYHPRFPDILTNSAHPMRAQDLANVTSYREWVLLGYLVCPDELLRVTSIDIALVVLKENLVVTLFRDEYILLHEDYQLYVLPRVLESKKMAKSGRTKQKEADLEYSVAKQVEKMISEVHEQALQLCDTIHRERRILLKQEIGRMVLFFTDQPSLLAPNIQMVFSALALAQSEVLWYFQHAGIASSRSKAARVIPVDIDPNDPTIGFLLDGMDRLCCLVRKYISAARGYALSYLSSSAGRIRYLMGTPGIVALDLDPTLKGLFQRIVQHLENIPKAQGENVSAITCDLSEFRKDWLSILMIVTSSRSSINIRHLEKATVSTGKEGLLSEGNAAYNWSRCVDELESQLSKHGSLKKLYFYHQHLTTVFRNTMFGPEGRPQHCCAWLSVASSFPECASLIIPEEVTKFGRDAVLYVESLIESIMGGLEGLINILDSEGGFGALESQLLPEQAAAYLNNASRISAPSMKSPRVVGGFTLPGHESYPENNKSIKMLEAAIQRLTNLCSILNDMEPICVINHVFVLREYMRECILGNFKRRFLTALQTDNDLQRPSVLESLIRRHMSIVHLAEQHVSMDLTQGIREILLTEAFSGPVSSLHTFEKPAEPQQNTGSAVEVVCNWYMDNIIKDVSGAGILFAPRHKYFKSTRPVGGYFAESVTDVKELQAFVRIFGGYGVDRLDRMMKVHTAALVNCIETSLRSNRELIEAAAASMHSGDRVERDASVRQIVDLDTVIGFCIEAGQALAFDELLAEASGAVLEDNASLIHSMISGIVEHIPEEIPEKKEIRRIKGVANGVGVAGDHDSEWVRLILEEVGGANDNSWSLLPYFFASFMTSNAWNTTGFNIETGGFSNNIHCLARCISAVIAGSEYVRLQREYLQQHQSLSNGHHSSENLDSEFQPRVTAEASIKSAMLLFVKFAASIVLDSWSEANRSHLVAKLIFLDQLCEISPYLPRSSLESHVPYTILRSIYTQYYSNTPSTPLATASPYHSPSVSLIHASPSMKNPTTPQRGSGSGSSSSAAAPDSGYFKGSSSSLYGQEHYMEPETGNSRNNENNKNKQRGSSRRSGPLDYSSSHKGGSGSNSTGPSPLPRFAVSRSGPISYKQHN
- the LOC104792262 gene encoding probable arabinosyltransferase ARAD1; translated protein: MARKSSLLKRAAIAVVSVIAIYVILNASVSRSLPSSSDLPRQLIREEEDDDQGRRAPVQPKVRVYMYNLPKRFTYGVIEQHSIARGGVKKPVDDVTALKYPGHQHMHEWYLFSDLNRPEVDRSGSPIVRVLDPADADLFYVPVFSSLSLIVNAGRPVEPGSGYSDEKMQEGLMEWLEGQEWWRRNGGRDHVIPAGDPNALYRILDRVKNAVLLVADFGRLRPDQGSFVKDVVIPYSHRVNLFNGEIGVEARNTLLFFMGNRYRKDGGKVRDLLFQVLEKEGDVTIKHGTQSRENRRAATKGMHTSKFCLNPAGDTPSACRLFDSIVSLCVPVIVSDSIELPFEDVIDYRKFSIFVEANAALQPRFLVQMLRKIKTKKILEYQREMRLVTRYFDYDNPNGAVKEIWRQVSQKLPLIKLMGNRDRRLVLRNLTEPNCSCLCTNQTGLITSI
- the LOC104792263 gene encoding protein NAP1 isoform X1 encodes the protein MAKSRQYYPSQDESMSPTSVRSREWEGPSRWTEYLGPEMASSVSSRSSKQLSSSDGHVQSSSGSSTKALNIQWVVQMIEVAEGLMAKMYRLNQILEYPDSVGHVFSEAFWKAGVFPNHPRICTLLSKKFPEHFSKLQLERIDKFSLDSLHDGAELHLQSLEPWIQLLLDLMAFREQALRLILDLSSTVITLLPHQNSLILHAFMDLFCAFVRVNLFAEKIPRKMLLQVYNLLHALSRNDRDCDFYHRLVQFIDSYDPPLKGLQEDLNFVSPRIGEVLEAVGPSIFLSADTRKLRNEGFLSPYHPRFPDILTNSAHPMRAQDLANVTSYREWVLLGYLVCPDELLRVTSIDIALVVLKENLVVTLFRDEYILLHEDYQLYVLPRVLESKKMAKSGRTKQKEADLEYSVAKQVEKMISEVHEQALQLCDTIHRERRILLKQEIGRMVLFFTDQPSLLAPNIQMVFSALALAQSEVLWYFQHAGIASSRSKAARVIPVDIDPNDPTIGFLLDGMDRLCCLVRKYISAARGYALSYLSSSAGRIRYLMGTPGIVALDLDPTLKGLFQRIVQHLENIPKAQGENVSAITCDLSEFRKDWLSILMIVTSSRSSINIRHLEKATVSTGKEGLLSEGNAAYNWSRCVDELESQLSKHGSLKKLYFYHQHLTTVFRNTMFGPEGRPQHCCAWLSVASSFPECASLIIPEEVTKFGRDAVLYVESLIESIMGGLEGLINILDSEGGFGALESQLLPEQAAAYLNNASRISAPSMKSPRVVGGFTLPGHESYPENNKSIKMLEAAIQRLTNLCSILNDMEPICVINHVFVLREYMRECILGNFKRRFLTALQTDNDLQRPSVLESLIRRHMSIVHLAEQHVSMDLTQGIREILLTEAFSGPVSSLHTFEKPAEPQQNTGSAVEVVCNWYMDNIIKDVSGAGILFAPRHKYFKSTRPVGGYFAESVTDVKELQAFVRIFGGYGVDRLDRMMKVHTAALVNCIETSLRSNRELIEAAAASMHSGDRVERDASVRQIVDLDTVIGFCIEAGQALAFDELLAEASGAVLEDNASLIHSMISGIVEHIPEEIPEKKEIRRIKGVANGVGVAGDHDSEWVRLILEEVGGANDNSWSLLPYFFASFMTSNAWNTTGFNIETGGFSNNIHCLARCISAVIAGSEYVRLQREYLQQHQSLSNGHHSSENLDSEFQPRVTAEASIKSAMLLFVKFAASIVLDSWSEANRSHLVAKLIFLDQLCEISPYLPRSSLESHVPYTILRSIYTQYYSNTPSTPLATASPYHSPSVSLIHASPSMKNPTTPQRGSGSGSSSSAAAPDSGYFKGSSSSLYGQEHYMEPETGNSRNNENNKNKQRGSSRRSGPLDYSSSHKGGSGSNSTGPSPLPRFAVSRSGPISYKQHN